The segment TATAAAACGCTACCCAGATGAGATAGAACCAAAGGTGGCGCTAGGCGTGGGCGATGTGGGctaccgcctacggcctcgcagtccgaggggcctcgcgcctcaaatacatGTAACTGGGAagcaacgtaaaaaaatattagttatttcttgcgccaccagagggcgtCGCTAAATGTCCCTTGCTCGcacaaaattttggttttgcCCCGCAACTGGATAGAACAATAGAAGACGCACTACATACCGGAATTCAGCACCGGAATGTCTATGCTCACGGAATAAACCAAGAATAAACTAGCTTTTGTACCAATGGCGAGAATAGATCTAAAATTGAAAACGATTTGTTGTAACGTTTGTAGAGACCTTTATTTTAGCTTGTATTATATATGTGTGAagcaaagaatacaatactcacaaGTACTCACAAGGAGGTGTGAAGCGTCAAATGTGGCCAAATacattattgattgattgaaaaattAACCGGTTCAGGGTAAAACCGGTTCGAGTAAATTGATCGAGTCATAATATTGGTTTTGGTTAAaagaaagatataaaaaaaaaattactttgccGCTGTATGTACTGGtatgtaatgaaataaatttaaatagctACATATGTTTACAAGGTTGACaacattacttaattaaaaaagaaaaaaaaaacgcctcttGTTCCGCGTACCGATACAATGCAATGGCGATCGCGATTCGAGTTTAGATTTTGTTAAACTTAAAAACCTTGATTTCTTTTTGTTGTTGTACAGCGATTCTCTGTAATTGCTATAGTTTTAGCTAATTCGTATGTGACAGTTCTTTACCGGAGTTTTCTACCATGATTTGTGTAACTACTTTGTAACATGTCCGAAGAAATGGACTTGAATGTAAACAACCTCTCCGCTGCCGGAGAGGCTTTTGAGGTATCCCAATCAAATTCCTCGTATTTAGAAAATGAGGGTATCTCCTCTCCCGGCAGAGAGTGCTCGCAGCCTGCTGCCGTAGATGCGGCCGAATTAAGCGATATGTCAATAGAAAACGATCTCGTATCGTCCACCAACAACGAGGATCAATCGCAACTGACTTACTGCAACTTAGATGTAGGCAGCGAAGTGAACATCAACGAAGATGAGCCGGACGAAACGAACACCGCATTTGATCTTGGAAACGAGGCCAACTCGGAACCTCATAATTTACATGAAACCGATTATGTGCAAGAACAAAGTAATGCAGTCAGTAACGATGTGGACAACGAGGTGGACATGGAGTTAGACGAGACAGTGGAGACAGAAGCGGTGAGCAGCTCGGAAGTATGTCAGCCTACTAGCTTATCCTCTTCGAAACAAGGTAGAGGTAGGGGCAGAGGCAGAGGGAGAGCACGGGGAAGAGGGAGAGGGCGAGGCAAGGGCAGAGGTAggaaaacaataacaaataatgaTTCAACCTCCATTAATTTTGGCACAGACATTTCTAGTGATATTAGTGCAAATATAAGTTCAGAACCTTTCCCTGAGAATACATTACAATCCGCAAACAACAATATGGACTCAATTCAAACGGAGACAAATGGCTTTCTCGTATCACCAAGTCAGAGTACGGAGACTCCCACTGAACAAGTCCCTGTAACTAGAAAAAGGGGCAGGAAAAAGAAAGAGCCACCTGTGCTAAGTGATACTGGAAGCTTGGAAAGTCCAGAAGTTGTAAGTCCAAAAGTTCGTTGTAGAAGAGCTCCACCTATTGTTAAAGATACTGGAAGCTCTCAAAGTCCAGTAGTTGAAAGTCCAAGAGTTTCCCGTAGAAGAGGTCGGCCAAGGAAAAATTCAAGTCTTAATGATATAACTGAAAACCAAACAACAGTTAATGGGGATTCTTTACCTGTCAATGCCAGCTCTACTGAAATGAAAGACCTTAATAAAATGGTTAAAAATTTGTCCCAACTTGAAGACAAATTACGTAAATTACAGGACAACCTTTCTAATATAGAGAATTTAGAGGAAgatgaagatgatgatgaagaaGATATGTGCTTAAGTCAGCTGAAAACATCAATTGATTGTGAAAAAGCATCAGAAGCCAAGGATCCCATATTGCAAGGGTTGCAAGAAATGCCTTCTTCTCCATTGGCTGAACCTGAGACAGATATGATTGAGGAAAGTGCAAGCGCTCCTAGTGCGCCAATCACTCAGGCTGAGGTCATCAAGGACAATGATGCCACCACAACAGAAAGCAACACCCCTTTGACAGAAAATGTTACAGAAGATAATGACACATCAGAAAAAGTTACAACAGAAAATATAACTACAGAAAATGTAACTACTGAAAATGTAACTACAGAAAATGTAACTACAGAATGTGCAACTACAGAAAATGCAACTACAGAAAATGCCATTGCAGAAAAAATAATAGGCAAAGAAGTTGAAAATAAGTCTATGGATAATAATGAGTCACTTCTTGTTGAAGGTACTTCTAAGAGACCTAAGAGAAGAAATGCAAGGAAAACATTTAAATACAGAAATGATGATGATTCCGATGAAGATCCATTTGCTAATGTTGAGCTATCGGATGATGATGAACCAAGGAGAAAAAAGAAAAGTGGCAGGTATAACTCTGATGATGAATACATACCAGGAAGAAAAGGAAGGGAAAGCTCCATAGACTCCTCAGATAGTGCAGTTGGTGATGCACTAGATGAGTTAGAAGAGCTAAAAATGACAACAAAAAAAAGAGGCCGAATGAAAAAAGAAATTCAATTAGAAGAAGAGAAAATGCCTCTTATTTCAGACATAGTTAGCCAGAGTCCATTGAAAGCATCAAGTTTGAATCAAGTTGAAGATAAAAAAGAGCCTTGGAGATTTTCTCCAAATGCAGTTCAAGATTTGTGTGATGATACTGAAGTGCAACCATCTGTAAACAATGAAATCAAACCTACACCACCTCCACAGTCATCAAACACTTGGGGTTCAAGTAAGGAGTTTGAAAATTTCCTTGCAAAGAAAATTCACGGTAccaatttgaaaattaaaaaagtgtctAAAAAATCTAACTTATCACCAAGTGTAGTAGCACCTATAGAAATCCCAGTCTTAGAAGCAAATGAAGTTAAGAAGAAAGTAGAAGTATCTTCTCAAACCAACAAAGTAACTACAGAAACTACAAGTACTCAGACTAGCGGACCCTGCACACTTTCAATGAAGACCAATGTTCCTTTAAATAGTGAACAATCAGAAAACGCGTGCAAATTCCTTACTAGCATTGTGAAAACTACTTCAGAATTGGGAACCTTGATGACTCAAAAGTCTGATGACTTtattcaaaagaaaataaacacaACTAATGTGGTAGACACTTTTAAGATAGATTATTGTGTGAAGAAATCATTTTTATTACTGAAACTTGCTAAACATAATATTATGCAAATGGAAGAGGACTTAACCAATCAATATGAAAAGTTTTTGCAAGAAAATGACCTATCATCATACAGGGAACAAGAGAAGAAATTAGAGCCCACACCCAAAAAGGAAAAAGAAGATAGTGATAGTGACTGTGAAATAGTTGGGGAAACTCCACCTCAAAAGGTTGAAGTAAAAAAAGAAAGCAAACCTAAATTCAATCCaaaaacagtatttttaaataaagaactttcTATCAAAATTGCTAAAAAGCCAAGTGAAGAAGTCaagagcaataaaaatattaatatcaaagGCAGACACACTGTGTGGATCAGTGATTCGGTGATGGTAAAGAAAGTAAAGGGCCCTCAGTCTTTTTTAGCCCAGGACAGCCGAAATAAAAAACCCCCtgataataaaattacagaaaaaatgGTAAGTGATTTTTTTGAGGATTATTATCGCCAGAAAGCATTATTTACGTGTGCTCCATTTGTATCCACGGAATGGTCTACCTGGCAACATAACAGATACATCTGCCAATATTTTACTGTTGAACCTGATAATCTTACAAATGGTAATATTTCTAGAACTGAGGAGAATTTCACGGATAATGAAAGTAACCCAAGTGTGAGTGAAAGTGGCAATGAACTTAGTGAGAAAATTAAATGTGAAGTTAGCAAATTGAGCAACCCAACAACACTTTTATCAATTTGCTTGAAGAATCTGCATGAACACTTTTATCTGACGGAACCTAGTGATGTGAACAATACTTTTCCCATTCCCGAATGCACGAATGATACTAGTGCAGCTCTGTTTTATCAGCCGAAAACACTATTTTCATCATGCTGTGAGcacctaaaaaaaaatgagcAGAATTCCAGGGCAGAAAATAAGTTGTTAGTAAATGCTTCTGTGATTGTACCACAAAATCTACCTTCCCAAAAAGGTAATCACTTTAGAATTGAAAATGCAGATGACGATGACGACAATCAAGAAGAGGACATCAAATTACTAAATGCTTCAGAGATCCTATCCCACCCAATCCCTTCTTTGAAAGCAttgtgttatttaaaaataacatgctGTGTGCATCTAAACAATGAGCAGAATTTGAGGGCACAAAATAAGTTGGTAAATGATTCTGAGATTGTACCACAAAATCTACCTTCTCTAAAAGGTAATTACTTTATAGTTGAAAATTCAGATGAAGATAGCGACAATCAAGAAGAGGATGCTAAATTACTAAATGCTTCAGAGATCCTATCCCGACCTATCCCTTCTTTGAAAGCAttgtgttatttaaaaataactaaacttGACTTTACAAATTGCATAAAAAGTGACAATAAGACTGTCATGTCTAATAGTGAAATTGATGAAACTGAATATTATGAAAGTGACTTCTCATGTGATGATTCCAGCCAAGAAGTCAAGTCGCTGTCGACTTTATGTGTTCAGATAATCCAACGAAGCCAAAAAGTTCTTCAGCCTAATAAATcaagtgatttttgtattaggGACAGTTTCTCATTTAGATCTCCAAATTCGTTGATGCATATTGCTTTTAAATGTATAACAAGTTTACTAAAAGAATGTCACATAAGTGACCCTAACAAGTCACAAATCGATATTGTATGTCATGTAACTCCCCGTAACGTAAAAAAACTAGCTGATATATGCTTTGATATTGTATCAAAGTTGTATGAAGCTGACAATTCTCAAGTAACTGTAAGTGCTGAAACCCCACCTATAGCACTTACTATCAATGCGGTTAATACACTCTCAGAAGAAGCATTCCTTAATATTGAGGAAAATACGAATGATCAAGATAATTCAGATTATTATGAAGATGATGCTGGAACTCTTTACGAGGATGAATCCATGGAACCTAATTATAATGAAGATGAAGATGCCAATCATAGGGAAAATGAAAGTTGGATTTCTAAAGTACAGTTAAAAGAACTTATGTCTTGTGCTGTATCTGACAAACAGAAAAATGGATCAAAGTCCATTCCAGAAAATGAAAATGTTCCTGTAGCAACTGAGAATTATCCtcttattgctaatgtcaaaaCTGAACTGGGCTTAGAGGAGAAACCTGCTATTGCTGAGAACTTTGTTCCGTTTATTAAAACTGAACCAGATCATTATGTCGATCAAATGACCATCATTCCAGAAAGTGTTGTTACAAAAACGGAATCTTTTGATAATGTTGATCCGTTACCTGTTGGTAGAGAACCAATTCAAAGACAAAATAGCACAAGTTTTGATgaagaaaattttgaaaatttcgtTAGGTGTAATAAAATGATACATGCTATTAGCACTTACGAAAATGAGAATGAAGAAACATTTAGTCAAAGTGCTTTGCGAGTCCGCAGACAGCATGAACCTGATTCTGATAACGAAAATGACACAAGTATGAGTTTACTAGTACCGCATACATTTGAGGCTCTCACTGTTGAATCTGCTAAAGGAAGCCTTCTAGAAAACAGCGAGAGTGACAGTGAAAATGTTGGTAAAAAGAACAACAAACGAAAACCTGGTAGACCTAAAACAAAGAAGCCTCAGCCTCCAAAACAAACCAAAGAAGTACCtgcaaaagaaaataaagaagtACCTTCAAAAGAAAACAAAGAAGTCCAGTCAAAAGAACATAAAGAGGTACAGTCGAAAGACAAACCTGTTCCTGTTAATGAGCTAGCTATACTCACTAGACGAATGCGAGAACGAATTAGacaagaagagaaaaaaggcgAGTCATCAGATTCGGATTCTGAAAACGTGGCACAAACCTCAAAGCAGgaaaaagaaacaaagaaagaaACGAGACGTTCGCGATTGGCTGCTAAAAACAACAAGAATGTGGATGATGAGATACAGTGTAATAATGTAGATTCAACAGAGCAAATAACGGATACTACTGCCAATAAATCCAAAGATGAAACTGGAACTAATCCCAAAGAAGATAATAAGTTCACTGGATTTAGTGCCGTTgatcaaaatgaaatttctaCATATCATAAATACGTTAAATATGTTTATGACCAAATTTTACCAAAAGTAAATGAAGAGACTGAATTGAAAACTACAGAAGAAAATTCAAACAAAGATGAAAAGACAAAGGATAATAAAAAAGAGTCAGATGAGATAATCAATTCACAGGAACCAATAGAACTTTTAGAATGCACACCTACAATGCCAATATTTGAGGAGGAAGAGGCTAAACCTAATCGAAAATCTATCACAAAATCACCAGGCAAAAAGAAAGAAGCGAAACATGCTAAAGAAGAATTAGTAAGCAAAGACAAAGGAGATGCTAAACACGACAATGATGCTAAAAAAGAACTATTTGGCAAAGTAACTGAGAAAAGCGAATTATTCACTGAACGCAATGGATGGAAATGTTATCCGATTCTCAGTAGTGACACAAAACTTTATGAACAAATTCCCATCATTGCCTTGGAAAAATTACCAGAATCTTTTGTTCAGACATATTTTGAATATCAAGATATAGCTGTAAAAAGCAAAGACGACGAAGAAATAGATAGGTAAATATAATCACGAATgtttagttgtaaattgtttggGATAGTCAGCTTTCATTTAACTTGTCTTTATTTCAGATTGACAAACCTTCAGTCCTTGAATAGGGTATCTAGTGTAAAGAAACCTAGAGCTCGCAGAGAAAAAGTGCCAGGTGAAGAGCAAGACAAGTCTTTCCAAGATGGCAATGACCGACCGGAAAGCCCTGCAGACGCAGGCCATTACAATGAATTGTTGCCTTCTGAAGATGAAGGTGATAACTATGAGGACGATTTTACAACACCAGTAAGCATTTTTAACGAAAGTTTGATAGTAAAATGTATTCATAGCTTAAATAGGTTtgaacattttttcattttatgttaagtacagtcgagtaaatatttatacatttcttcaccttaatccattggaATAAGgtgaaatatttatacatatttatgaactcaacTGTTCTGTTTTAGGGTCCAGATGCTACGGAAAACAATATGGCGAAAAATTTGCTcatgaatgatgatgatgatgaagacgACACACCACTATCTCACAGAAAAATCAAGAATGAAGTTGATGGCGATGCcacctttaaaaaaaagaggCCTGGACCGAAATCTAAAACAGTTGATATAAAACAGGAGCATCCAGATTCGTTAATGCTTACGGCAGACAAGATGATGAACAAAGAATTGACCCTTTTACATGCACCAGTAGTTTTGGATAACGAAAATGCGAAAACACCTGTTAAAGGTCCTCTTACAAGAAATAAACCGGTATGTAAATGTTAATTTTACTCTGCTGGCATATCTATTgataaaatttttatttttattcctttCATATTCCAGAGAAGTGGTACAAAGAGTGGTGGTAAGGGAGAGCGAAGAAAGTCCGATGATTCCTCATCAGAGGAAGAAAAGCAATGGGTaaatactaaagaaaaacttcTAAAGAGAATGGGAAAAAAACAAGAAACTGCAATGTAAGTTTGTTTACTTCAtagtaaatattgtaataaaatatttcgcAGGTGTTTAATTaaagttgtttatttattgttgtaGGGAAGACGATGCTAAGCGGGCTAAACTCGTGAGTGAATTCATAGAACGACGGAACACAAGTGACAAACCGTTGATATTGAATCATAAAACTCGCGGTCGATCCAGACGTTCTAGGAAAAAGATGTTGGAGAGGCAAAAGCAGATGAGGTAATATGAAACTTAATAAAAGCACAAAACAACccaagcaaaaaaaatgttacttttatGTCAGTCTGAATTAAGTACTTATGACAATGCTTTCCAATGTTGTTCTATTTGTTTCCAAGCTGCCTGAATACACCATAACCGATGTGTGCCAGGAGTGTCTGAGGTTTTGTGAGAAGATGGATGATAGGCTTTCCAGCACTTGCACttgattattaatatctgttttttattttatatatgttttgtatttgtatagtctaattattcggtgtattggcatatgctgtaatgccgtgtaaatatttgaaaaaaaaaaactctccgACTATTCCAGAGTGCTGTCGTATGAGCTACTCGGAGAAGCGGGGCCGCATGGTCCAAAAGGAAACTCCGCAGCATATTTCAAGGGACGCCGTAATATTAGGAAGGTGTGTTCTAAATGATATTTATCATTGAATCTAGTTATAATCTCAAACATTGTTGGACTTACTTGATTtaaagtcatatttttttaacctatTTTTGTCTACAACTGGATTGAACCAATTTATAGACTTTAACTATAGAGTTGAAAGATACCAGAGGTAGGCTCTCTAAGACTAAATTGATTTCATAACACGCCGTTTTCTCGTACGGCACGTACCCAATCGCAAATTGGGGCTGAGCGCGGAAAGGCTCAAATAAGTGATTATGTACGTGTGTGAAATCGGCTTGTAATAAAGTCACAGTTTTTTCTGAAGCAACCCTGCCTCTATCTGTCAACTCTGATTTGAAtgctgtcgtcaagctcaccatacttattaacctatcgaatgagctaatggttttacggatactggaaagcgatatgtaaatgtactacatacctatacgaggcctggatgttagtgagatgacgatatgagttgtgttggtgtccgactttattacctacatataacatgagtatcacatgattatccacctggtttcttgagcttaatagtcgcctccaaacctccccttatagcgaccccattccccacccaaagtttacctt is part of the Cydia pomonella isolate Wapato2018A chromosome 18, ilCydPomo1, whole genome shotgun sequence genome and harbors:
- the LOC133527946 gene encoding uncharacterized protein LOC133527946 isoform X2; translated protein: MSEEMDLNVNNLSAAGEAFEVSQSNSSYLENEGISSPGRECSQPAAVDAAELSDMSIENDLVSSTNNEDQSQLTYCNLDVGSEVNINEDEPDETNTAFDLGNEANSEPHNLHETDYVQEQSNAVSNDVDNEVDMELDETVETEAVSSSEVCQPTSLSSSKQGRGRGRGRGRARGRGRGRGKGRGRKTITNNDSTSINFGTDISSDISANISSEPFPENTLQSANNNMDSIQTETNGFLVSPSQSTETPTEQVPVTRKRGRKKKEPPVLSDTGSLESPEVVSPKVRCRRAPPIVKDTGSSQSPVVESPRVSRRRGRPRKNSSLNDITENQTTVNGDSLPVNASSTEMKDLNKMVKNLSQLEDKLRKLQDNLSNIENLEEDEDDDEEDMCLSQLKTSIDCEKASEAKDPILQGLQEMPSSPLAEPETDMIEESASAPSAPITQAEVIKDNDATTTESNTPLTENVTEDNDTSEKVTTENITTENVTTENVTTENVTTECATTENATTENAIAEKIIGKEVENKSMDNNESLLVEGTSKRPKRRNARKTFKYRNDDDSDEDPFANVELSDDDEPRRKKKSGRYNSDDEYIPGRKGRESSIDSSDSAVGDALDELEELKMTTKKRGRMKKEIQLEEEKMPLISDIVSQSPLKASSLNQVEDKKEPWRFSPNAVQDLCDDTEVQPSVNNEIKPTPPPQSSNTWGSSKEFENFLAKKIHGTNLKIKKVSKKSNLSPSVVAPIEIPVLEANEVKKKVEVSSQTNKVTTETTSTQTSGPCTLSMKTNVPLNSEQSENACKFLTSIVKTTSELGTLMTQKSDDFIQKKINTTNVVDTFKIDYCVKKSFLLLKLAKHNIMQMEEDLTNQYEKFLQENDLSSYREQEKKLEPTPKKEKEDSDSDCEIVGETPPQKVEVKKESKPKFNPKTVFLNKELSIKIAKKPSEEVKSNKNINIKGRHTVWISDSVMVKKVKGPQSFLAQDSRNKKPPDNKITEKMVSDFFEDYYRQKALFTCAPFVSTEWSTWQHNRYICQYFTVEPDNLTNGNISRTEENFTDNESNPSVSESGNELSEKIKCEVSKLSNPTTLLSICLKNLHEHFYLTEPSDVNNTFPIPECTNDTSAALFYQPKTLFSSCCEHLKKNEQNSRAENKLLVNASVIVPQNLPSQKGNHFRIENADDDDDNQEEDIKLLNASEILSHPIPSLKALCYLKITCCVHLNNEQNLRAQNKLVNDSEIVPQNLPSLKGNYFIVENSDEDSDNQEEDAKLLNASEILSRPIPSLKALCYLKITKLDFTNCIKSDNKTVMSNSEIDETEYYESDFSCDDSSQEVKSLSTLCVQIIQRSQKVLQPNKSSDFCIRDSFSFRSPNSLMHIAFKCITSLLKECHISDPNKSQIDIVCHVTPRNVKKLADICFDIVSKLYEADNSQVTVSAETPPIALTINAVNTLSEEAFLNIEENTNDQDNSDYYEDDAGTLYEDESMEPNYNEDEDANHRENESWISKVQLKELMSCAVSDKQKNGSKSIPENENVPVATENYPLIANVKTELGLEEKPAIAENFVPFIKTEPDHYVDQMTIIPESVVTKTESFDNVDPLPVGREPIQRQNSTSFDEENFENFVRCNKMIHAISTYENENEETFSQSALRVRRQHEPDSDNENDTSMSLLVPHTFEALTVESAKGSLLENSESDSENVGKKNNKRKPGRPKTKKPQPPKQTKEVPAKENKEVPSKENKEVQSKEHKEVQSKDKPVPVNELAILTRRMRERIRQEEKKGESSDSDSENVAQTSKQEKETKKETRRSRLAAKNNKNVDDEIQCNNVDSTEQITDTTANKSKDETGTNPKEDNKFTGFSAVDQNEISTYHKYVKYVYDQILPKVNEETELKTTEENSNKDEKTKDNKKESDEIINSQEPIELLECTPTMPIFEEEEAKPNRKSITKSPGKKKEAKHAKEELVSKDKGDAKHDNDAKKELFGKVTEKSELFTERNGWKCYPILSSDTKLYEQIPIIALEKLPESFVQTYFEYQDIAVKSKDDEEIDRLTNLQSLNRVSSVKKPRARREKVPGEEQDKSFQDGNDRPESPADAGHYNELLPSEDEGDNYEDDFTTPGPDATENNMAKNLLMNDDDDEDDTPLSHRKIKNEVDGDATFKKKRPGPKSKTVDIKQEHPDSLMLTADKMMNKELTLLHAPVVLDNENAKTPVKGPLTRNKPRSGTKSGGKGERRKSDDSSSEEEKQWVNTKEKLLKRMGKKQETAMEDDAKRAKLVSEFIERRNTSDKPLILNHKTRGRSRRSRKKMLERQKQMRVLSYELLGEAGPHGPKGNSAAYFKGRRNIRKVIDKKSLARSTVIANMEEFERKRRLSMKQKQLEEILGCEEGVNVIVTNDEVCLEYDFNVGQPAVTVHPFFTKVMKAHQYEGVKFMWDACFESLERVQSGHPGGGCILAHCMGLGKTLQVLALLHTVLTHPGVGMRRVLVCCPLSTVLNWVDEIHKWIGPVTDEIKPNKMRRKLQVFELSKLRKTYERAYQLEDWYNGGGIFIIGYELFRSLTTLDAELDDVRQTIIDKIRTALLDPGPDIIVCDEGHLLKNDCSVLAVAMSRVATRRRIVLTGTPMQNNLREYYCMVNFVKPNLLGTYSEYSNRFENPIMNGQHRDSVVEDIKLMKARTHILHKVLEGCLQRQEASVLYPYLPKKHEYTVFISLTKCQCDLYKHYLNVYANKNKQSILKDFHTLQKIWSHPQVLHNFNMKARDEKIKVKAEKLEDDLAREDLTASEDIKPSSTDVWWLQYLDGGDMLERLESSNKFITVFRILEEAVALDDKVLIFSTSLITMDSLEYFLKKINNWSLGQEYYRLDGSVPPEVRQKWCREFNAEHNYKTKLFLISTRAGSLGLNMTAANRVIILDTSWNPAHDIQSIFRVYRFGQKKDCFIYRLVALGTMEQKIYERAVTKQAVSCRVVDEQQIDRHYNMAELTELYRFDETGTSVAGGVAVGVQDVVLLRVARDAALHAVHEHDSLLRGSEAALSEHERAAAWQQFQQETQHNQMPQGKVPKKEKKAAKRSLPLVPVPNVKSTLPEVKPEPHNDAEYTPTEPKPKRGRKKIINCRIPIQTTPQPSTSSQPDYFVDRGQETDIVAQISQILVSHDFNNRRTSRDLSKLISTVQQVVASGDLSSLPPGDEAATAIAQILLRKHSPVAAPPMPALTDIRTPPALVDIRTPPALVDIRTTPALTDIRTAPALTNIQTPPALTDVQHTIPSNQPLEQEDAETITGDLTSKPDANVKRKRRAAVSAQKKFDTIADDVVIDLNDDDWRNDDDFIVAPTRNPEPEKVERKEKKYKPGPKSKKKPTEIPPVETPQQLAQTIQQSINVEESILLSDDDIVPESRPPPVTVKQEPSTKKGDEEKYPLHPSLLTNENFIKIVAHTYLAGNPMLDEDAATLAARYSTSKALRETEATGKPIESGPIYDIAVQVLGIDILKKLHTSGPTADAKTNKQNQKALSDTEKKLSVATATPEPKQGLLKPKVTSDLMPKERKPMIANLGRVKLTPVTPVIAAPVVVPVGLIKNTSNSGAVAEECILPDDDDVHVVAEPAPPRRAPLPLHSAGAGAGRLLQDERLLTNIKVPIAPAPQAPPAPGAAKIKVAGSRPAPGPPAGTICLDSDDEDAAPPVPVTLTAATGARLELQMPHETPLRPARVEPVLDVDYYIGDGNPHAPPPAPGPSRRLARLAPKHAPATVCKPGDIIRIGKTGMVEVLSKVDSVPVSIGRGARPAPGKPAGERVSPAAGPKSAQSKIAINSASHAAAPKLTEPKTAPKPMEPKTAPKPTEPKTAPKPTERVTPKPAAKPAPKPAEKVAPKPALEPTEKPVRVDSGSSSSSRSASPVDADPLSILKDVVQIPADRYQSILSGQTTAEPYQSTPKSSSSKPTPQATPSKVNTTKKPPEKQPSILQKLNALKDIKAKEILKKTAEKPKKTITITKSSSAVFDSVDLTDVVAAPAPESKPDKVASKSSVTTKPSKKIETVVGTSKNIILTTKNKIAVGPAPPSSKSSVRVTNMETLAPATVKGRVDKKRPAIKQEPEAPKRKKTEPMTLKDFDIDDIDDIIELE